In the Corynebacterium kroppenstedtii genome, one interval contains:
- a CDS encoding cupin domain-containing protein, with protein sequence MKITDKVEFDKVNKFGTGESNDTFAEYFVGKSFLQPIAQLDEAHVGIANVTFEPGCRNNWHIHHARSGGGQILMCTAGEGWYQEEGKAAVSMTEGSTVVIPPNVKHWHGAKADSWFSHIAISIPGEETSNEWLEPVSDEEYQSLT encoded by the coding sequence ATGAAAATCACCGATAAAGTTGAATTCGACAAAGTCAATAAGTTCGGCACGGGCGAATCCAACGATACTTTTGCCGAATATTTTGTGGGGAAGTCATTTTTGCAACCTATTGCCCAGCTTGATGAGGCGCACGTGGGAATTGCCAATGTAACCTTTGAACCGGGGTGCAGGAATAACTGGCATATCCACCACGCTCGTAGCGGTGGTGGCCAGATCTTGATGTGCACCGCGGGAGAAGGCTGGTACCAGGAAGAGGGCAAGGCTGCCGTTAGTATGACGGAGGGTTCCACGGTGGTGATTCCGCCGAATGTGAAGCATTGGCATGGCGCTAAGGCGGATAGCTGGTTTTCCCATATCGCTATCTCGATACCTGGGGAGGAGACCAGCAATGAGTGGTTGGAGCCCGTCTCGGACGAGGAGTATCAATCCCTCACTTAG
- a CDS encoding cation:dicarboxylate symporter family transporter — MSSSPVRIVEPKKEKKDKSHWLYISVIVAVLAGVILGLVAPDVAVKFELLGKLFVALIKMMIAPVIFCTIVLGIGSVRAAASVGRAGAISLVYFIVMSTFALAIGLIVGNIVKPGSSLAMPEAGSGMSFVDNNKESAHGLSGFVMSVIPDTLFSSLTSGSVLQALFIALLCGFAIQSMGRAGEPLLSAIAQIQKLVFKVLMMVLWTAPVGAFGAISWVVGSTGFDAVKQLVLLMLCFYVTCVIFIFGVLGLVLYTFTRFNIFKLVKYLAREYLLVFATSSSESALPTLIRKMEHVGVDKSTVGIVVPTEYSFNLDGTAIYLTMASIFISDAMHKPLNLGEQIGLLVFMMIASKGAAGVSGAGLATLAGGLQAHRAELLDGVGIIAGIDRFMSEARALTNFAGNSVATLVVGVWTHTVDRNRVNAVLSGEIPYVETPEDMESDVNLRNPSVKNPADKLQPTPQVNVDDYQRA; from the coding sequence ATGAGCTCCTCTCCAGTTCGGATCGTCGAACCCAAAAAAGAGAAAAAAGATAAGTCCCACTGGCTTTATATCTCTGTCATTGTTGCCGTTCTTGCGGGCGTCATTCTGGGCCTCGTTGCTCCAGACGTGGCGGTTAAATTCGAGTTATTAGGAAAACTCTTCGTTGCGTTGATCAAGATGATGATCGCGCCCGTTATCTTCTGCACAATTGTGCTGGGGATCGGTTCTGTCCGAGCAGCAGCCTCGGTGGGGCGAGCCGGCGCCATTTCGTTGGTATATTTCATCGTCATGTCAACGTTTGCCCTGGCCATAGGGCTCATCGTCGGCAATATTGTTAAACCGGGATCGAGCTTGGCTATGCCAGAGGCTGGGTCGGGGATGTCGTTCGTCGATAACAATAAAGAATCTGCTCATGGACTGAGTGGGTTCGTTATGTCCGTTATTCCGGACACGTTATTCTCTTCACTGACCAGTGGTTCTGTTCTTCAGGCCTTGTTCATTGCCCTCCTGTGCGGCTTTGCTATCCAGTCGATGGGAAGAGCTGGGGAGCCTTTATTATCGGCCATTGCTCAGATTCAAAAGCTTGTTTTTAAAGTTTTGATGATGGTCCTGTGGACAGCCCCTGTCGGTGCATTCGGCGCTATTTCCTGGGTTGTGGGGTCCACCGGTTTCGATGCAGTGAAGCAACTTGTTTTGTTGATGCTGTGCTTCTATGTGACCTGCGTCATTTTCATTTTCGGCGTTTTGGGTCTGGTTCTCTATACCTTCACCCGTTTCAATATCTTCAAGTTAGTGAAATATTTAGCCCGCGAGTACCTCCTCGTTTTTGCGACGTCGTCGTCAGAGTCTGCGCTGCCCACGTTGATTCGCAAGATGGAGCACGTAGGTGTCGATAAATCAACCGTGGGCATCGTTGTTCCGACCGAATATTCGTTTAATTTGGACGGCACGGCAATTTACCTCACGATGGCGTCGATTTTTATTTCCGACGCTATGCACAAACCCCTTAACTTGGGTGAGCAAATTGGGCTTTTGGTTTTCATGATGATTGCCTCGAAGGGTGCTGCCGGCGTTTCGGGTGCTGGATTAGCAACATTGGCTGGTGGACTGCAGGCACACCGGGCTGAGCTGTTGGATGGGGTTGGAATCATCGCTGGTATTGACCGCTTTATGTCCGAGGCGAGGGCTTTGACCAACTTCGCCGGCAATTCTGTGGCAACGCTGGTCGTGGGCGTCTGGACCCATACGGTTGATAGAAACCGTGTCAATGCCGTGTTGTCCGGGGAGATTCCGTACGTGGAGACTCCGGAGGATATGGAGTCGGACGTCAACCTGCGTAATCCTTCCGTGAAGAACCCCGCCGACAAACTCCAGCCCACGCCTCAGGTGAATGTTGACGACTATCAGCGCGCCTAA
- a CDS encoding glutathione peroxidase codes for MSIYDIPVTTIDGKETTMRSWEGHVLLIVNVASECGFTPQYEALEHIFEEYAARGFFVIGVPCNQFGEQEPGSNEEIKEFASSKFGVTFPLLSKTDVNGDNEHPLYTELKKTADKDGEAGDVKWNFEKFVLSDSGEVLGRFRSDVDPEDDDLLDLIEDNLPL; via the coding sequence ATGAGTATTTATGACATCCCAGTAACGACGATCGACGGTAAAGAAACAACGATGCGCTCGTGGGAGGGCCATGTTCTTTTAATTGTGAACGTTGCTAGCGAATGTGGTTTCACTCCACAGTATGAGGCCCTGGAGCACATTTTCGAGGAATACGCGGCACGGGGCTTTTTCGTCATCGGCGTTCCGTGCAACCAGTTTGGTGAGCAAGAGCCCGGCTCGAATGAGGAGATCAAGGAGTTCGCGTCGTCGAAATTTGGTGTGACATTCCCGTTACTGAGCAAGACGGACGTGAATGGTGACAATGAGCACCCGTTATACACAGAGCTGAAGAAAACCGCTGATAAAGATGGCGAAGCAGGCGACGTAAAGTGGAACTTTGAAAAATTTGTTCTGTCGGATTCGGGGGAGGTCTTGGGCCGGTTCCGCAGCGATGTAGACCCAGAAGATGATGACCTACTGGATCTGATTGAGGATAACCTCCCTCTCTAG